Proteins from a genomic interval of Tautonia rosea:
- a CDS encoding prenyltransferase/squalene oxidase repeat-containing protein: MTGLNLEPFLRLLQADIGAWMTLGVIALLLVLIVWTGWGSRRVLRKCLVLSVLAHVGLVFSSGEELSKLITPGMPDGQVIDEPGIRAIRVTIPPLSIAEGANAFDASGTGPNGRGGGLAADQDLASLALLDTIEPEGRGAARPNVIRDELPQPLALDRIEGPELSDLDLAPEPSLPSNLVERDRDFEPVSDSKPIVEPSTIDPADVAAVIRSDRPANRPVDVPLPDPDRLATRPGFRDERIELRPSPRSDIAPPLPDLDLPDPILGLAGDRFDDPSETAPMVPRPAGETAPEASEVAEARPRARPDARTSLPSPSLPLDPDRGGFRPAPEPRVETDLADRGPSTTAEPVPLPDLNRSETAPFPLPVAESRPGNVDGIVPEFESPSEADPEAVARPDRRPVARRAEEAPLELPEADLRVAARPTPERAAPRIVERSAPVAAVDLDRLNPRALPDLPIVRGAIEGRTLEDVPEVYRPRLDPNRPALARRAGASAASEEAVELALDWLARHQDADGRWNAGTARYRDGSPAPGDTNFTSHCPPGDICHGECFYWEADTAVTGLALLAFLGSGYTHLDGKYAPVVGRGIDYLLTIQKGDGDLRGPSRAVGMYCHTMASLALSEAYALSGDPKLKGPVERAVSFLVEGQYPGLMGWRYLPRSEIRRTPAEGGRGWDYEPHPPVGDTSVLGWVVMVLKSASEVGIEVPSNAVQSARNWLQRVADGDAEGLARYQPSRPADPVMSAEAWVCRQFLGFGGPGAASNEAAAYLLQHPPSADSFNSYYWYYATLAMYQSGGPAWDRWNPLVRDTLVSLQHREGHKAGSWDPDPTRYGTHGGRVYATALAAMTLEVYYRYLRLYVSEAGVVGGSPLAPAPFRSRDDALRRAGGAAPR, translated from the coding sequence ATGACCGGCCTGAATCTGGAACCGTTCCTCCGATTGCTTCAGGCCGACATCGGCGCCTGGATGACTCTGGGCGTGATCGCCCTGCTCTTGGTCCTGATTGTCTGGACCGGTTGGGGCTCGCGTCGGGTCCTGAGGAAGTGTCTCGTACTCTCGGTCCTGGCCCATGTGGGCCTGGTGTTTTCCAGTGGCGAGGAACTCTCGAAGCTCATCACGCCCGGAATGCCCGATGGTCAGGTGATCGACGAGCCGGGAATTCGAGCAATCCGGGTCACCATCCCCCCCCTTTCGATTGCGGAGGGGGCCAATGCGTTCGACGCCTCAGGAACCGGACCGAACGGACGGGGAGGAGGTCTTGCGGCCGACCAGGATTTGGCATCGCTTGCCTTGCTCGACACGATCGAACCGGAAGGACGAGGGGCCGCTCGCCCAAATGTGATCCGAGACGAATTGCCTCAGCCTCTGGCGCTCGATCGCATCGAAGGCCCGGAGCTTTCCGACCTCGACCTTGCTCCCGAGCCGAGCCTGCCCAGCAATCTTGTCGAACGTGATCGAGACTTCGAACCGGTCTCGGATTCGAAGCCGATCGTCGAACCATCGACCATCGACCCGGCCGACGTGGCTGCTGTCATCCGCAGCGATCGTCCTGCAAATCGCCCCGTCGACGTTCCTCTGCCTGATCCGGATCGTCTGGCGACCCGGCCAGGATTTCGCGACGAGCGAATCGAGCTTCGCCCTTCGCCTCGATCGGACATTGCCCCCCCCCTGCCCGACCTCGATCTGCCCGATCCGATCCTCGGCCTGGCCGGTGATCGCTTCGACGACCCGAGCGAAACGGCTCCGATGGTCCCACGACCGGCCGGCGAAACGGCTCCCGAAGCGTCGGAGGTTGCCGAGGCTCGACCACGAGCACGACCGGATGCGCGAACGTCGCTCCCGAGTCCCTCGCTCCCCCTCGATCCCGATCGAGGGGGATTCCGCCCTGCTCCGGAGCCGCGAGTCGAGACCGATCTTGCTGATCGAGGACCGAGTACCACGGCAGAGCCAGTTCCGCTTCCCGATCTGAATCGTTCGGAGACGGCGCCGTTTCCGCTGCCAGTCGCCGAGTCAAGGCCCGGCAACGTCGACGGGATCGTGCCCGAGTTCGAGTCTCCCTCGGAAGCTGACCCGGAGGCGGTGGCGAGACCAGATCGGCGTCCGGTAGCCCGCCGTGCTGAAGAAGCACCGCTCGAATTGCCTGAGGCGGATCTTCGGGTTGCGGCCCGTCCCACTCCCGAACGCGCTGCGCCTCGGATTGTTGAGCGATCGGCACCAGTAGCGGCCGTGGACCTTGATCGTCTCAACCCCAGAGCGCTGCCTGATCTGCCCATCGTCCGAGGTGCAATCGAAGGGCGGACGCTGGAGGATGTTCCCGAAGTTTATCGACCCCGGCTCGATCCAAATCGCCCCGCACTTGCTCGGCGAGCTGGGGCCAGCGCTGCCAGCGAAGAAGCGGTCGAACTGGCCCTCGACTGGCTCGCCCGGCACCAGGATGCGGACGGCCGCTGGAACGCGGGGACGGCCCGATATCGCGACGGCTCTCCGGCCCCCGGAGACACCAATTTCACGAGCCATTGTCCACCGGGAGACATCTGCCACGGCGAGTGCTTTTACTGGGAGGCGGATACGGCGGTCACCGGGCTGGCCCTGCTGGCATTCCTTGGATCCGGCTACACGCATCTCGACGGCAAGTACGCCCCGGTTGTCGGCCGGGGAATCGACTACTTGCTGACCATCCAGAAGGGCGATGGAGACCTGAGAGGCCCGAGTCGGGCCGTGGGGATGTACTGTCACACGATGGCGAGCCTGGCCCTCTCGGAAGCCTACGCCCTGAGCGGCGACCCGAAACTCAAAGGGCCGGTCGAGCGTGCCGTCTCCTTCCTGGTCGAGGGCCAGTACCCGGGGTTGATGGGCTGGCGTTATCTGCCCCGGAGCGAGATTCGTCGGACACCCGCCGAGGGAGGTCGAGGCTGGGATTACGAGCCGCATCCTCCGGTTGGCGACACGAGCGTACTCGGCTGGGTGGTGATGGTGCTCAAGTCGGCGTCGGAAGTCGGCATCGAGGTGCCTTCGAATGCGGTACAATCAGCCCGGAACTGGCTTCAGCGGGTTGCGGACGGCGACGCGGAAGGGTTGGCTCGCTATCAGCCGTCCCGACCAGCCGATCCGGTCATGTCGGCTGAAGCCTGGGTCTGTCGGCAGTTTCTTGGTTTCGGCGGCCCCGGAGCGGCCAGCAACGAAGCGGCCGCGTACCTATTGCAACATCCTCCTTCGGCAGACTCGTTCAACAGTTACTACTGGTATTATGCGACGCTGGCGATGTATCAGAGCGGTGGCCCTGCCTGGGATCGATGGAATCCGCTCGTCCGGGACACCCTGGTCAGCCTTCAGCATCGCGAGGGGCACAAGGCCGGGAGCTGGGATCCCGACCCGACACGCTACGGAACGCACGGCGGCCGGGTCTACGCAACCGCCCTCGCCGCGATGACCCTGGAAGTCTATTATCGATACCTCCGGCTCTATGTCTCCGAAGCAGGAGTGGTGGGGGGTTCTCCTCTCGCTCCCGCTCCGTTCCGATCGCGTGACGACGCCCTGAGGCGAGCCGGGGGAGCCGCCCCTCGCTAA
- a CDS encoding MotA/TolQ/ExbB proton channel family protein, protein MRRNAFESRLVSRRRLIGPALAMGLVVLLGGADRPSNLERASTVASEQLQWFARQARSWYRSTPPADRMTWGGLAACGLLGLSVLGERSLRLRKGRVLPTRFVDRFRDRLQDGQLDKGKGTDLCEMNPSPASRIALAAIRRWGRPSPDLERAVSLARQVEADRLRRNVGTLRRIAALAPLVGLLGTLMAAGRALSGLEGAEASAAWGPALGGALAPLTAGVAVAILALVAYDGLMGRVETLENALDRLGAETVDAISVLAATQASRAEKSTSAAAANPHRNASAGPHFGIGGQSRGSQPIRVEIPDSLRNF, encoded by the coding sequence ATGCGTCGGAATGCGTTCGAAAGCCGCCTGGTGTCGCGTCGGAGGCTCATCGGCCCGGCCCTGGCAATGGGTCTGGTGGTGCTGCTTGGCGGGGCTGACCGTCCGTCGAACCTGGAACGAGCCTCGACCGTTGCGTCTGAGCAACTCCAGTGGTTCGCCCGGCAGGCACGCTCCTGGTATCGCAGCACACCGCCCGCCGACCGGATGACCTGGGGAGGGCTGGCCGCCTGCGGATTACTCGGACTCAGCGTCCTCGGTGAACGATCGCTCCGATTACGAAAAGGTCGGGTGCTGCCGACTCGCTTTGTCGATCGGTTCCGCGACCGCTTGCAAGACGGCCAGCTCGACAAGGGCAAAGGGACGGATCTCTGCGAAATGAACCCGAGCCCGGCGTCGCGGATCGCCCTTGCCGCCATTCGGCGTTGGGGACGGCCCTCTCCGGATCTCGAACGCGCGGTGAGCCTGGCCCGGCAGGTGGAGGCCGATCGGCTTCGCCGGAACGTCGGGACCTTGCGTCGGATCGCGGCGCTAGCTCCGCTGGTGGGATTGCTGGGGACACTCATGGCCGCGGGCCGAGCCTTGTCGGGCCTGGAAGGGGCGGAAGCCTCTGCAGCATGGGGTCCGGCGCTGGGAGGAGCTCTGGCCCCGTTGACGGCGGGCGTCGCAGTGGCCATCCTGGCATTGGTGGCCTACGACGGCCTGATGGGCCGGGTCGAAACGCTCGAAAACGCACTCGATCGCCTCGGAGCCGAGACGGTGGACGCCATCTCCGTGCTGGCGGCCACTCAGGCGAGCCGGGCAGAGAAGAGTACGTCCGCCGCGGCGGCAAATCCCCATCGCAATGCGTCGGCCGGCCCCCACTTCGGGATCGGGGGCCAGTCCCGGGGCTCTCAGCCAATCCGGGTCGAGATCCCTGACTCCTTGCGAAACTTCTGA
- a CDS encoding DUF444 family protein, producing MVRKIERDQNRFRQIVRGKIKADLKKYITHGEMIGKTGGELVSIPMPSIDLPEFRYGPKGSGGVGQGPGDVGQPIGRSGDGEEGAGQAGDSPGQHILEVELTMDELAEILGEELELPRIQPKGQANIIEEKDRYTGIRQAGPESLRHFKRTYKKALKRQIASNTYNPDDPIVIPVREDKLYRSWNPIYLPQTNAVVLYLMDVSGSMTDDQKEIVRIEAFWIDTWLRSQYDGVTTRYIIHDAGAKEVDEHTFYHTRESGGTRISSAYRLAHKIIEADHPPADWNIYVLHFSDGDNWGEDNRHCVELLRKGLLPKCNLFGYGQVESPYGSGEFIRELEDAFENEPNLALSEIRDKEGIYDSIKEFLGRGR from the coding sequence TTGGTACGGAAAATCGAGCGGGACCAGAACCGCTTCCGACAGATTGTCCGCGGCAAGATCAAGGCGGACCTGAAGAAGTACATCACTCACGGCGAGATGATCGGCAAGACCGGCGGCGAGTTGGTCTCGATCCCGATGCCGTCGATTGACCTGCCCGAATTCCGCTACGGCCCGAAGGGGTCCGGCGGGGTCGGCCAGGGTCCCGGCGACGTCGGCCAGCCGATCGGTCGATCCGGAGACGGCGAGGAAGGGGCTGGCCAAGCAGGCGACAGCCCCGGCCAGCACATCCTCGAAGTCGAGCTGACCATGGACGAGCTGGCCGAGATCCTCGGCGAGGAACTGGAGCTTCCCCGCATCCAGCCCAAAGGGCAAGCCAACATCATCGAGGAGAAGGATCGCTACACCGGCATCCGGCAAGCCGGCCCCGAGAGCCTTCGACACTTCAAGCGGACCTACAAGAAAGCCCTGAAGCGACAAATCGCCTCGAACACCTACAACCCGGACGATCCGATCGTCATTCCGGTTCGAGAAGACAAGCTCTACCGATCCTGGAACCCGATCTACTTGCCACAAACTAACGCCGTCGTCCTCTACCTGATGGACGTCTCTGGCAGCATGACGGACGACCAGAAGGAGATTGTCCGGATCGAAGCGTTCTGGATCGACACCTGGCTCCGAAGCCAGTACGACGGCGTGACCACCCGCTACATCATCCACGACGCGGGGGCCAAGGAGGTCGACGAGCACACCTTCTACCACACGAGAGAGTCAGGCGGTACGCGAATCAGCTCGGCCTACCGACTGGCCCACAAGATCATCGAGGCCGACCACCCGCCGGCCGACTGGAATATCTATGTCCTGCACTTCTCCGACGGGGACAACTGGGGAGAAGACAATCGTCATTGCGTGGAGCTTTTGCGCAAGGGTCTGCTTCCGAAGTGCAACCTCTTTGGCTACGGCCAGGTTGAGAGTCCCTACGGTTCGGGCGAGTTCATTCGGGAGCTGGAAGACGCCTTTGAGAACGAGCCGAACCTGGCCCTCTCGGAGATTCGAGACAAGGAAGGAATCTACGACTCGATCAAGGAGTTCCTCGGTCGTGGCCGTTGA
- a CDS encoding tetratricopeptide repeat protein yields MRVELRSSDWQRPSVAGAIFVVVLLAGSAVMGPAVEAQGPVSPARTEAEAVPEALNFANGLFRARRFDLAVQEYQAFLATNPSASFRAEALYGLANAHHFLQEYAEARATFEQFLEVAPKDHPSVPTALFRVGELAYVLGDLPVALKALESYTKGSQNHRYQELAWPYLGDVRFQRGDLQGARAAYEHALSTFPDGRLSDRARLSLGRVLVRQGESKLALTRFRELLDRPEAPQRDEAFYQVGRLQLEAGAFEEAITAFSALEKAIPQSAYVARSRLGKAEALLALDRFDEMIEVLEPLRNDPSPELAARASYTVGLGALKQRRLDEAMTVLDEALQRFPETSTAPALLFRSAEAAERSGDLADALTRFERLVATYPEDRWVDDALLQAASLALKLGKNEQAIELARRVRQESNDGPLSSPALLIEARATLDAQHAEKAIPLLDLLLDREDAAPETAQAARYYLGLAYKAAGREEEAIRHLDELAKAPDTPYAVDALYLVGQGHFDAGRYEEAIAALSRFVEARPDGEAADHAMARIALGLSETGQEDRANETIAQLSERFPDSPVVGPTRLRVAETALAAEQWDRAEQHFRALAETEHADPNQQTRAWSGLGWALMGSGKLEQAIKAFDEVLKRAPEDPLAAEASYVRGRALRDLNRPNEAIEAFAWVVSHHPGSIDAPKADLARARLLVETGQPDQAISLFETLLDSEHPEPVEATDLLLAELAWALLDGDRVEEADQVFERLLREYPESSQAEDARLNLAESAFQAGQFEEVLSWLEPLTDETEETEPRIRQAALYRAGRTRVERQEWDEASQAFDRLVSGFPDGTYVREAGFWSAEVAFRRGDPEAAEAGFRTLIEATPEDRESESWLPTARLRLIQALVQQERWSDVLTLADSLKAEVPDLPQMADLDYARGRALQSQAPPQFEEAREAYQAVIDARKGGELAAMAQFMRGETFFHQKRYDEALREFLKVDILPSYDDAPKWQALSLLEAGKVYEQLDRWADAADIYERLRLRFPDEPASAEANRRLVIARGRVSGEAVGEGSGRRG; encoded by the coding sequence GTGCGCGTTGAACTCCGATCCTCCGACTGGCAGCGACCGTCGGTGGCGGGAGCGATCTTCGTGGTCGTATTGCTAGCCGGATCGGCCGTGATGGGACCGGCGGTCGAGGCCCAAGGTCCGGTCTCGCCTGCTCGGACCGAGGCCGAGGCGGTGCCCGAGGCACTCAACTTCGCCAACGGACTCTTCCGAGCCCGTCGATTCGATCTGGCGGTCCAGGAATATCAGGCGTTTCTCGCCACCAATCCGTCCGCTTCCTTTCGGGCTGAGGCCCTTTACGGCCTGGCGAACGCGCATCACTTTCTTCAAGAATATGCAGAGGCCCGCGCCACCTTCGAGCAGTTTCTGGAGGTCGCGCCGAAGGACCACCCGAGCGTGCCAACGGCCCTGTTCCGGGTCGGAGAACTGGCTTACGTCCTCGGTGATCTGCCCGTCGCGCTCAAGGCGTTGGAATCGTACACGAAGGGTTCGCAGAACCATCGGTATCAGGAGCTTGCCTGGCCCTACCTCGGCGATGTCCGGTTTCAGCGAGGTGATCTTCAAGGGGCTCGGGCGGCTTACGAACACGCATTGAGCACCTTCCCGGACGGTCGGCTCTCAGACCGAGCCCGGCTGTCTCTGGGGCGTGTGCTGGTTCGCCAGGGAGAGTCGAAGCTTGCTCTCACTCGGTTTCGGGAGCTGCTCGACCGCCCCGAGGCCCCCCAGCGCGACGAGGCCTTTTATCAGGTTGGTCGCCTCCAGTTGGAGGCTGGGGCCTTTGAAGAGGCCATTACCGCCTTTTCGGCGCTGGAGAAGGCGATTCCTCAAAGCGCGTATGTCGCTCGGAGCCGCCTGGGTAAGGCCGAGGCCTTGCTGGCGCTCGATCGGTTTGACGAGATGATCGAGGTGCTCGAACCGCTCCGGAACGACCCGTCTCCCGAACTGGCTGCGAGGGCCTCGTACACGGTCGGCCTCGGAGCGTTGAAGCAACGTCGGCTGGATGAGGCGATGACCGTTCTCGACGAGGCCCTGCAACGCTTCCCGGAAACCTCGACCGCCCCGGCGCTGCTCTTTCGATCGGCCGAGGCGGCGGAACGATCCGGTGATCTTGCCGACGCTCTCACCCGATTCGAGCGGTTAGTGGCGACCTACCCTGAAGATCGATGGGTCGATGACGCGCTGCTTCAGGCCGCTTCACTGGCTCTGAAGCTCGGCAAGAACGAACAGGCAATCGAACTGGCCCGACGGGTTCGGCAGGAGTCGAACGACGGCCCACTCAGCTCCCCTGCGCTTTTGATTGAAGCCCGAGCAACCCTCGATGCCCAGCACGCCGAAAAAGCTATTCCCTTACTCGACCTTTTACTGGACCGTGAGGATGCCGCTCCGGAGACGGCGCAGGCCGCCCGTTATTATCTTGGGCTCGCCTACAAAGCAGCCGGACGGGAGGAGGAGGCGATCCGACACCTCGACGAACTAGCGAAAGCACCCGACACCCCCTATGCGGTCGATGCGCTCTACCTGGTCGGTCAAGGGCACTTCGATGCCGGTCGGTACGAGGAAGCTATCGCGGCCCTGAGCCGATTTGTCGAAGCTCGCCCCGATGGTGAAGCGGCCGACCACGCGATGGCTCGGATCGCCCTCGGACTGTCAGAAACCGGCCAGGAGGATCGGGCAAACGAGACGATCGCCCAGCTCTCTGAACGCTTTCCCGACAGTCCGGTCGTGGGACCAACCCGTCTCCGTGTGGCGGAGACAGCCCTGGCAGCCGAGCAGTGGGACCGGGCCGAGCAGCACTTTCGCGCCCTGGCCGAAACAGAGCACGCCGATCCGAATCAGCAGACACGAGCCTGGTCGGGCCTCGGATGGGCCTTGATGGGTTCGGGCAAGCTGGAACAGGCCATCAAGGCGTTTGACGAGGTTCTCAAGAGAGCTCCGGAAGACCCTCTCGCAGCCGAGGCGTCCTATGTCCGAGGGCGAGCGCTACGTGATCTCAATCGGCCCAACGAGGCGATCGAGGCATTCGCCTGGGTGGTCTCGCACCATCCCGGTTCGATCGATGCTCCCAAGGCCGACCTTGCCCGTGCCCGATTGCTGGTCGAGACGGGCCAGCCGGATCAGGCAATCTCACTCTTTGAAACGCTGCTTGATTCGGAGCATCCCGAACCAGTCGAGGCGACCGATCTCTTGCTCGCAGAGTTGGCCTGGGCCTTGCTCGATGGAGATCGGGTTGAAGAAGCCGATCAGGTGTTTGAGCGTCTGCTCAGGGAGTATCCGGAGTCTTCCCAGGCGGAGGACGCCAGGTTGAACCTGGCAGAATCGGCCTTTCAAGCAGGACAGTTCGAGGAGGTTCTCAGCTGGCTCGAACCCCTGACGGATGAGACCGAAGAGACGGAGCCTCGGATTCGTCAGGCCGCGCTGTACCGGGCAGGGCGGACTCGGGTCGAGCGGCAGGAGTGGGACGAAGCAAGCCAAGCCTTCGATCGGCTAGTGAGCGGTTTCCCAGACGGAACGTACGTGCGGGAGGCCGGGTTCTGGTCGGCCGAGGTGGCGTTCCGACGAGGTGATCCCGAGGCGGCCGAGGCCGGATTCCGAACGTTAATCGAGGCGACCCCAGAGGATCGGGAGTCGGAATCGTGGCTGCCAACCGCCCGGTTGCGACTCATTCAGGCTCTAGTGCAGCAAGAGCGCTGGTCGGATGTGTTGACGCTGGCCGATTCGCTCAAGGCCGAGGTTCCCGACCTGCCGCAGATGGCTGACCTCGACTATGCGAGGGGCCGAGCCTTGCAAAGTCAGGCCCCTCCTCAGTTCGAAGAGGCCCGAGAAGCCTACCAGGCGGTGATCGACGCTCGCAAAGGAGGAGAGCTGGCGGCAATGGCCCAGTTCATGAGGGGAGAAACCTTCTTCCATCAAAAGCGTTACGACGAGGCACTCCGCGAATTCCTCAAGGTCGATATTCTGCCCTCGTACGACGACGCGCCGAAATGGCAGGCGCTGTCTCTGCTGGAAGCAGGGAAAGTTTACGAACAACTCGACCGCTGGGCCGACGCCGCCGACATTTATGAGAGGCTCCGCTTGCGATTCCCGGACGAACCGGCCTCGGCCGAGGCCAATCGCCGTCTTGTGATCGCGAGGGGACGAGTCTCGGGAGAGGCGGTCGGCGAGGGGTCGGGGCGGCGAGGCTAA
- a CDS encoding PstS family phosphate ABC transporter substrate-binding protein: MRSTLVVMTLSLGVVSGCGGELPVVVDGSSTVFPISVAAQVAYTRAVEGVPKITVDYHGTGGGFGRYIEGEVDIVNASRPAKAIEQEKAWARGFLWTRYLVGHDGITVAVNPANTFVDALSIAQLQALFERGSTITTWRDLNPEWPDQPISFYTPDPDSGTYDTFVHEALDLSEQREDIQPSADDNVLVNGIAGDVNSLGYFGFAYYMANQDRLRAVPIRKSDDAEPIAPLIETIYDGSYVPLSRPLFIYVKDEAMKRPVTAEFVTFYLDHVAKLAEQAGYVPPNSQERSENLATLSQVKASISMAETTSTPVD; the protein is encoded by the coding sequence GTGCGCTCGACCCTCGTCGTGATGACCTTGTCTCTGGGGGTCGTGTCCGGATGCGGAGGAGAACTCCCGGTCGTTGTGGATGGGTCGAGCACGGTCTTTCCGATTAGCGTTGCCGCTCAGGTCGCGTATACAAGGGCCGTCGAGGGTGTGCCGAAGATCACGGTCGATTACCATGGAACCGGGGGCGGCTTCGGACGCTACATCGAGGGTGAGGTCGATATTGTCAACGCCTCTCGGCCCGCCAAGGCCATCGAGCAAGAAAAGGCCTGGGCCAGAGGATTCCTCTGGACTCGTTACCTGGTCGGTCACGACGGAATCACCGTCGCGGTCAACCCGGCAAACACCTTCGTCGACGCCCTGTCCATCGCTCAGCTTCAAGCCCTGTTTGAGCGAGGCAGCACCATCACAACCTGGCGAGACCTGAACCCCGAGTGGCCCGATCAGCCGATCTCCTTCTACACCCCCGATCCCGATTCGGGCACCTACGACACGTTCGTGCACGAAGCCCTCGACCTCTCCGAGCAACGTGAAGACATCCAGCCGAGCGCCGACGATAATGTGCTCGTCAACGGGATCGCCGGTGATGTGAACTCGCTCGGTTACTTCGGGTTCGCGTACTACATGGCCAATCAGGACCGCCTCCGGGCTGTCCCGATTCGAAAGTCCGACGACGCGGAGCCGATCGCCCCCTTGATCGAGACCATTTACGACGGCTCGTACGTCCCCCTTTCCCGCCCTCTGTTTATCTATGTCAAGGACGAGGCGATGAAACGCCCCGTCACCGCCGAGTTCGTCACCTTTTACCTCGATCATGTTGCGAAACTTGCCGAACAAGCTGGCTATGTCCCACCGAACTCGCAGGAACGATCCGAGAATCTGGCCACCCTCAGTCAGGTGAAGGCCTCGATCTCGATGGCCGAGACGACCTCCACCCCAGTCGACTGA
- a CDS encoding PrkA family serine protein kinase, translating to MTAGSDLIAKIARRQNLAEYQKKHWTGTFSEYLEIVARDPKVTRNAYQRVYDMILSFGTEEIIIHKEKLVRYKFFDDPIEDGHDAIFGLEKPLMNLVNVLKSAALGYGTERRVLLLHGPVGSSKSTIARLLKKGMEAYSQTDDGALYTFDWKEEGPEGELHWVPCPMHEEPLHLIPPEYRADLLEELNAGRTPDDFQVRIIGELDPYCRQMFKERLERYGGDWTRVLEDIRVRRVLLSEQDRVGIGTFQPKDEKNQDATELTGDINYRKIAEYGSDSDPRAFNFDGEFNIANRGIIEFIEVLKLDVAFLYDLLGASQEHKIKPKKFAQTDIDEVIIGHTNEPEYRKLQSNEFMEALRDRTVKIDVPYVTKLSDEIKIYEKDYNSRRVTGKRIAPHTLEVAAMWAILTRLEEPKNAGLTLMQKLKLYNGKTLPGFTEDNIKELKEEAEREGMLGISPRYVQDKISNALVAHAEERSVNPFMVLNELESGLRHHSLINNEEVRKHYKHLLAVVKEEYEDVVKNEVQRAIAADEEALTRLCGNYIDNVKAYTQREKVKNKYTGQPEEPDERLMRSIEEKIDIPESRKDDFRREIMNYIGALALDGKTFDYKTNERLQKALELKLFQDQKDTIKLTSLVSSVVDKDTQEKIDIVKGRLIRDYGYDEDSATDVLNYVASIFARGDVKRGGG from the coding sequence ATGACGGCCGGATCGGACTTGATTGCCAAGATCGCTCGCCGCCAGAACCTGGCGGAATACCAGAAGAAGCACTGGACAGGGACGTTTTCGGAATATCTTGAGATCGTCGCCCGAGACCCCAAGGTCACGCGTAATGCGTACCAGCGGGTCTACGATATGATTCTGAGCTTCGGCACCGAAGAGATCATCATCCACAAGGAGAAGTTGGTCCGTTACAAGTTTTTTGATGACCCGATCGAAGACGGACACGACGCCATTTTCGGCCTCGAAAAGCCGTTGATGAATCTGGTCAACGTGCTCAAGAGCGCCGCGTTGGGCTATGGAACCGAACGCCGCGTCCTTCTGCTACACGGACCTGTTGGCAGTTCCAAGAGCACGATTGCCCGATTGCTCAAGAAAGGAATGGAAGCGTACTCTCAGACCGACGACGGAGCGCTCTATACCTTCGACTGGAAAGAGGAAGGTCCCGAAGGAGAGCTTCACTGGGTTCCTTGCCCGATGCATGAGGAACCCCTGCACCTGATTCCTCCGGAGTATCGAGCCGATTTGCTGGAGGAATTGAACGCCGGACGTACCCCGGACGACTTCCAGGTGCGGATCATCGGTGAGCTCGATCCGTATTGCCGTCAGATGTTCAAGGAACGACTGGAGCGGTACGGAGGCGATTGGACCCGAGTCCTTGAAGACATCCGAGTTCGTCGTGTCTTGCTCTCAGAGCAGGATCGCGTGGGAATCGGTACCTTCCAGCCGAAGGACGAGAAAAACCAGGACGCCACCGAACTGACCGGTGATATCAATTATCGAAAAATCGCCGAATATGGTTCTGATTCAGACCCGAGGGCCTTCAACTTCGATGGCGAATTCAACATCGCCAACCGAGGGATCATCGAGTTCATCGAGGTCCTGAAGCTTGACGTGGCGTTCCTCTACGATCTCCTCGGCGCGAGTCAGGAACACAAGATCAAGCCGAAGAAGTTCGCACAAACGGACATCGACGAGGTCATCATCGGGCATACAAACGAGCCCGAGTATCGCAAGCTTCAGTCAAACGAGTTCATGGAAGCCCTGCGAGACCGGACCGTCAAGATCGACGTGCCTTACGTCACAAAGCTCTCAGACGAGATCAAGATTTACGAGAAGGACTACAACAGTCGTCGCGTGACCGGCAAGCGCATCGCGCCTCACACGCTGGAAGTGGCGGCCATGTGGGCCATTCTCACTCGTTTGGAGGAACCCAAGAACGCCGGCCTGACCTTGATGCAAAAGCTGAAGCTCTACAACGGCAAGACCCTGCCGGGCTTCACCGAAGACAACATCAAGGAACTCAAAGAAGAGGCTGAGCGAGAGGGGATGCTCGGGATCAGCCCTCGATACGTTCAGGACAAGATCTCCAACGCGCTGGTCGCCCACGCCGAGGAGCGTTCGGTTAACCCGTTCATGGTGCTCAACGAGCTGGAATCGGGCCTGAGGCACCACTCGTTGATCAACAACGAGGAAGTCCGCAAGCATTACAAGCACTTGCTCGCGGTCGTCAAGGAAGAATATGAGGATGTCGTCAAGAACGAGGTTCAGCGTGCCATCGCCGCCGACGAGGAGGCGCTGACAAGGCTCTGCGGCAACTACATCGACAACGTGAAGGCCTACACCCAGCGGGAGAAGGTCAAGAACAAGTACACCGGCCAGCCGGAAGAACCCGACGAGCGCCTGATGCGGTCGATCGAGGAGAAGATTGATATTCCCGAGAGCCGAAAGGACGACTTCCGGCGCGAGATCATGAATTACATCGGTGCTCTGGCACTTGATGGAAAGACGTTCGACTACAAGACCAACGAACGGCTTCAGAAGGCCCTGGAACTAAAACTCTTTCAGGACCAGAAGGACACGATCAAGCTGACGAGTCTGGTCTCCAGCGTGGTCGACAAGGACACGCAGGAAAAGATCGATATCGTCAAGGGTCGCCTGATCCGAGACTACGGCTACGACGAGGATTCGGCCACCGACGTCTTGAACTACGTGGCCAGCATCTTCGCCCGAGGAGACGTGAAACGCGGCGGCGGCTAA